In one window of Methanocella sp. DNA:
- a CDS encoding DNA topoisomerase I, which yields MHLIITEKHDAANKIAGILFPDRSAERHGGVTVYRSKAAGAAVVGLAGHIVELDFPREYSRWSAHPPSALIGAPIVSVPTKKDIVGALASLAPSATKVTIATDYDREGELIGVEAYNIVHRLTKAPFNRVRYSSFAQQEIRQAFAKPVPLDFNLAAAGECRQEIDLVWGAALTRFVSLAGNKAGKDFLSVGRVQTPLLAIIVDREKEIQAFVSKPYWEVVAILLKGQEAFLAKHAKGRFEKKDEAMAVHKKLGKTAAVKNVLKGRRKEPAPVPFSTTEFLKAAAAIGYSAASAMQVAEELYINGWISYPRTDNTVYPSTLDLRQTVGLFKASPDFAQSALELLSQKTLEATRGKVESKDHPPIYPVACASKTQMDERKWKLYELVVRRFFATLSPACEWEVVKADIDISGEPFIADGRRLAVPGWRRHYPYGMPKDEIIPPLTAGDILAVKKADLLEKKTEPPKRYGQGRLIEMMEKLGLGTKATRHEALSKLYSRGYIEANPPKPTQTGITLIDALKAHASAITGPEMTSRLESDMDGIAESRLQKGQVIAESKAMLRAVFDQLELHRNDIGRTLRSGAAMDSPIGPCPRCGSPLIVRETHADRRKFIACTGFPECRNTYNVPPGTLKFDKKVCEKHKLHLVKVTPPSVIDSAGKKVKGKAYDYGCPACRKEAFLPPALR from the coding sequence ATGCATCTCATCATCACCGAAAAGCACGATGCCGCCAATAAGATCGCCGGGATACTGTTCCCGGACCGGTCCGCCGAGAGGCACGGCGGCGTCACCGTCTACCGCTCGAAGGCTGCGGGCGCGGCCGTGGTCGGGCTGGCCGGCCACATCGTCGAGCTTGACTTCCCCCGCGAGTATAGCCGCTGGTCAGCCCACCCGCCTTCCGCCCTCATAGGTGCCCCCATAGTTTCGGTGCCAACAAAAAAAGACATCGTGGGAGCTCTCGCATCGCTGGCTCCGTCAGCCACGAAAGTGACCATCGCGACCGACTACGACCGGGAGGGCGAGCTCATCGGCGTTGAAGCCTATAATATCGTCCACAGGCTAACAAAAGCCCCATTTAACAGGGTCCGCTACAGCTCGTTCGCGCAGCAGGAGATCAGGCAGGCATTCGCGAAGCCTGTGCCGCTTGATTTTAATCTGGCCGCCGCCGGCGAGTGCCGCCAGGAGATAGACCTCGTGTGGGGCGCAGCCCTGACCAGGTTCGTCTCGCTGGCCGGCAACAAGGCCGGCAAGGATTTTCTCTCCGTGGGCCGGGTCCAGACGCCGCTGCTCGCTATCATCGTGGACCGGGAAAAGGAGATACAGGCGTTCGTCTCGAAGCCTTACTGGGAGGTCGTCGCCATCCTGCTCAAGGGACAGGAGGCGTTCTTAGCAAAGCACGCGAAGGGCAGGTTCGAGAAAAAGGACGAGGCCATGGCCGTCCATAAGAAGCTTGGAAAGACGGCGGCGGTGAAGAATGTCCTTAAGGGACGGAGAAAAGAGCCTGCACCGGTCCCGTTTAGCACGACGGAGTTCCTTAAGGCGGCCGCCGCAATCGGCTACAGCGCTGCAAGCGCCATGCAGGTGGCCGAAGAGCTTTACATTAACGGCTGGATCTCGTATCCCCGTACCGATAATACGGTTTACCCGTCCACGCTGGACCTGCGCCAGACGGTGGGCCTGTTCAAGGCCAGCCCCGACTTCGCGCAGAGCGCCCTGGAGCTGCTAAGCCAAAAAACGCTTGAGGCAACAAGGGGCAAGGTCGAGAGTAAGGACCATCCGCCCATATATCCCGTCGCCTGCGCCTCTAAGACGCAGATGGACGAGCGGAAGTGGAAGCTGTATGAGCTCGTCGTCAGGCGATTTTTCGCCACGCTCTCGCCCGCGTGCGAGTGGGAAGTGGTGAAAGCGGACATCGATATAAGCGGCGAGCCGTTCATCGCAGACGGCAGGCGCCTTGCGGTCCCCGGATGGCGCAGGCACTACCCGTACGGCATGCCCAAAGACGAGATCATACCACCGCTCACCGCGGGCGACATACTGGCCGTCAAAAAGGCCGACCTGCTGGAGAAAAAGACCGAGCCTCCCAAGCGCTACGGGCAGGGCAGGCTCATCGAGATGATGGAAAAGCTTGGGCTAGGCACGAAGGCCACGAGGCACGAGGCGCTAAGTAAATTATACAGCCGGGGCTACATCGAGGCAAATCCGCCGAAGCCCACGCAGACGGGCATCACGCTCATCGATGCACTGAAGGCGCACGCGAGCGCCATCACCGGCCCCGAGATGACGTCCCGCCTTGAGAGCGATATGGATGGCATTGCCGAGAGCCGCCTCCAGAAGGGCCAGGTCATCGCGGAGTCGAAGGCCATGCTAAGGGCCGTCTTCGACCAGCTTGAGCTACATAGAAATGACATCGGCCGCACGTTGAGGTCCGGCGCCGCCATGGACAGCCCCATCGGCCCCTGTCCAAGGTGCGGTAGCCCGCTCATCGTCAGAGAGACCCATGCCGACAGGAGAAAATTCATTGCCTGCACCGGGTTCCCCGAGTGCCGCAATACTTATAACGTGCCGCCGGGGACGCTTAAATTCGATAAGAAGGTCTGCGAGAAGCATAAGCTGCACCTCGTGAAGGTCACTCCGCCATCGGTCATCGATAGCGCGGGCAAGAAGGTGAAAGGAAAAGCCTATGATTACGGCTGCCCTGCCTGCAGGAAAGAGGCGTTTTTACCGCCCGCACTGAGATAA
- a CDS encoding metal-dependent hydrolase: MDSLTHALIIAIPLSLIGHPDLAVYGIMGAVLIDVDVLFGVLRIKDPGLYIFTHGGFTHSFFGALVVTLFSAAAAYLLSLAFPLIMAPFGTLAVTAIAAGALTHIMADYLAYPGIPLFYPFSDKKYTLGILGGPSVFLLLASLIYIVAMILGVASIGQPWPYIAFFCLVVAFSSGGKAWAAKNVKGRTIATTNPLRWMVIEDTQDAYRVYTYDFIKGTSPAESYEKFTGLAPAEADKYAKTPEARRLKYNSYIITVEKNGGSITFKDPIREKGYIWYPPQHKSLTVSAE, from the coding sequence GTGGACTCGCTCACCCATGCTCTTATAATCGCCATCCCGCTCTCGCTCATCGGCCACCCCGATCTGGCGGTCTATGGCATCATGGGCGCGGTGCTTATTGACGTCGACGTGCTCTTCGGGGTTCTCCGGATAAAGGACCCCGGGCTGTACATTTTCACCCATGGCGGTTTCACGCACAGCTTCTTCGGCGCACTCGTCGTCACGCTCTTCTCGGCGGCCGCCGCATACCTGCTGTCGCTCGCTTTTCCCTTAATAATGGCCCCCTTCGGCACGCTCGCCGTCACGGCGATCGCCGCGGGCGCGCTGACCCATATTATGGCCGATTATCTTGCTTACCCGGGGATTCCGCTGTTCTACCCGTTCTCTGATAAAAAATACACCCTGGGCATCCTGGGCGGGCCGAGCGTTTTCCTCCTGCTGGCCAGCCTCATATATATAGTCGCTATGATACTCGGGGTCGCCAGCATCGGGCAGCCATGGCCGTATATAGCATTTTTCTGTCTGGTCGTCGCGTTCAGCTCAGGGGGTAAAGCTTGGGCGGCCAAAAACGTTAAAGGCCGTACCATTGCCACGACGAATCCCCTCAGGTGGATGGTTATCGAGGACACGCAAGATGCCTATCGCGTTTACACATATGACTTTATTAAAGGGACCTCTCCGGCCGAATCATATGAAAAATTCACGGGCCTGGCTCCGGCGGAGGCGGATAAATACGCAAAGACGCCGGAGGCAAGGCGCCTTAAGTACAATTCTTATATCATTACCGTCGAGAAAAATGGGGGAAGTATCACCTTTAAGGACCCCATCAGGGAAAAGGGCTACATCTGGTACCCCCCGCAGCATAAAAGTCTTACCGTCTCTGCCGAATAA
- a CDS encoding hemerythrin domain-containing protein translates to MAGTHQPLKEKGEQLEQEESSPMEDLMREHGVIERIFLIYQRILEKSITGQEIDISVINRASHIVDRYISNHHEHNEENYIFPKFREANYIVELVDTLEHQHDVSRELNHQIMDLSSQSADISQEDLVRLLDRCGMFINMYLPHISRENTILFPTFFDIVSNEYIQEVKERMEDEEEQVLGDTGFRGLIGRVSELEKKIGCYELSQYTAYLKEPDTVDQP, encoded by the coding sequence TTGGCAGGGACACATCAGCCACTAAAGGAAAAAGGCGAGCAGCTTGAGCAGGAAGAGAGCTCGCCGATGGAAGACCTCATGCGGGAGCACGGGGTCATCGAGCGGATATTTTTAATTTACCAGCGAATCCTTGAAAAGTCCATCACGGGCCAGGAGATCGACATCTCGGTCATCAACAGGGCGTCACATATAGTCGACAGGTACATCTCGAACCACCATGAGCATAATGAGGAGAACTATATTTTCCCGAAGTTCCGGGAGGCCAACTACATTGTGGAGCTGGTGGATACGCTTGAGCATCAGCACGACGTGTCCCGGGAGCTTAACCATCAGATCATGGACCTCTCCTCGCAGAGCGCAGACATCAGCCAGGAGGACCTTGTAAGGCTGCTGGACCGCTGCGGCATGTTCATCAACATGTACCTGCCACATATCTCCCGGGAGAATACCATATTGTTCCCGACGTTCTTCGACATCGTCTCTAACGAGTATATCCAGGAAGTCAAGGAAAGGATGGAGGACGAGGAAGAGCAGGTGCTGGGCGATACCGGGTTCAGGGGGCTCATCGGGCGCGTCTCGGAGCTGGAAAAGAAGATCGGGTGCTACGAGCTGTCGCAATATACTGCATACCTCAAGGAGCCCGATACCGTGGATCAGCCATAA
- a CDS encoding SemiSWEET transporter produces MDSIVLIGLMAGALTTSSCVPQATRIIKTRSAKDVSALFFALMAAGMCLWLVYGLARADVAIVLWNAISLAFCVLILALKKVYG; encoded by the coding sequence ATGGACTCGATCGTACTCATAGGCCTGATGGCGGGGGCGCTCACCACGAGCAGCTGCGTACCGCAGGCCACCCGCATCATTAAGACCAGGTCGGCAAAGGATGTATCAGCACTCTTTTTCGCGCTCATGGCGGCGGGAATGTGCCTCTGGCTCGTCTATGGCCTGGCCCGGGCGGATGTGGCCATCGTTCTCTGGAACGCGATCAGCCTGGCTTTTTGCGTCCTGATACTCGCGCTGAAGAAGGTTTATGGCTGA
- a CDS encoding DHH family phosphoesterase: MGTECSSCHGKGFIITGEKPCENCGGTGKVKSVNLVGMTEKDLKSLLSGGFCPKCKGSGKIQVREKCEACGGSGRVPVCDVCGKPTAPGQELCGECRSVRPVYKLSGACDVSDLEIGKTYVGKVANLADFGVFVTLNDQTKGLIHSSNVSRAYVPGEEVMVAINSIKPNGNFDLKPQNFKDIKIVNVEKNLPRRKSSEVGKFIGKTVCISGEVVQVKQTSGPTIFTIADEDGTVSCAAFTEAGMRAYPDVGLEMMAKAVGDIELHNGAIQMEVLELKRLSDAEAAPIRETIERSIDVRAAPAHVEFLVKSEALEKLRPQMEKVARRIRRAILKSEPIIIRHHADADGICAGVAVEKACLPLIKAQGDSDAEYHFFSRSPSKAPFYELEDINKDLVMALEDHERFGQAMPLIILMDNGSTEEDLDAYKYAKVYGIDLLVVDHHHPDEIVDQFLVAHVNPYHAGGDFGITAGMLGTELARMINPSVEEKIKHLAAVAAVGDRSEALERAMYLDLVKDKYPEEELKKIALALDYEQFWLRYNDGKGIVDDILNFGDQKRHDALLGLLNELATKMINDQLDASMPHVKTTELPSGAILNVIDVENYAHKFTFPAPGKTTGEIHDILCKKYAGKPVVTLGYGPDFAVLRSRGVLMNIPKMVRELRDEIKGGGVSGGGHLVVGSIKFVEGMRKEVLEKLTQKIGQAPVG; this comes from the coding sequence ATGGGCACCGAATGCTCGTCATGTCATGGTAAAGGCTTTATAATCACGGGCGAAAAGCCCTGTGAAAATTGCGGCGGCACCGGCAAGGTCAAGAGCGTCAACCTGGTCGGGATGACCGAAAAGGACCTGAAAAGCCTGCTCTCAGGCGGCTTCTGCCCGAAGTGCAAGGGCAGCGGCAAGATCCAGGTGCGGGAAAAGTGCGAGGCCTGCGGCGGCTCGGGCAGGGTGCCCGTCTGCGATGTCTGCGGAAAGCCCACGGCCCCAGGCCAGGAGCTTTGCGGTGAATGCCGGAGCGTCCGGCCCGTGTATAAACTAAGCGGCGCTTGCGACGTTTCCGACCTTGAGATCGGGAAGACGTACGTCGGCAAGGTCGCCAATCTAGCCGACTTCGGCGTGTTCGTGACCCTGAACGACCAGACGAAGGGCTTAATTCATTCTAGCAACGTCAGCAGGGCCTACGTGCCGGGCGAAGAGGTGATGGTCGCGATCAATTCCATCAAGCCGAATGGCAATTTCGACCTCAAGCCCCAGAACTTTAAGGACATCAAGATCGTTAATGTGGAAAAGAACCTGCCCCGCCGGAAGTCCAGCGAGGTCGGGAAGTTCATCGGCAAGACGGTATGCATCAGCGGCGAGGTCGTCCAGGTCAAGCAGACCAGCGGCCCGACTATCTTCACCATCGCCGACGAGGACGGCACAGTCTCGTGCGCGGCCTTCACCGAGGCAGGCATGCGAGCCTACCCGGATGTCGGCCTGGAGATGATGGCAAAGGCCGTGGGCGATATCGAGCTCCACAACGGCGCGATCCAGATGGAAGTCCTTGAGCTAAAAAGATTATCGGACGCGGAAGCGGCCCCCATCAGGGAGACCATCGAGAGGTCCATCGACGTCAGGGCTGCGCCGGCGCACGTCGAGTTCCTGGTGAAGAGCGAGGCGCTGGAAAAGCTCCGGCCCCAGATGGAAAAAGTGGCCAGGCGCATCCGCCGGGCGATATTAAAATCCGAGCCCATAATCATCAGGCACCATGCGGACGCGGACGGCATCTGCGCAGGCGTCGCGGTGGAGAAGGCCTGCTTACCCTTAATAAAAGCGCAGGGCGACTCGGACGCCGAGTATCATTTCTTCTCGCGCTCGCCATCCAAGGCGCCGTTCTACGAGCTCGAGGACATCAACAAGGACCTGGTGATGGCGCTGGAGGACCACGAGCGGTTCGGCCAGGCCATGCCGCTCATCATTTTAATGGACAACGGCTCCACCGAGGAAGACCTGGACGCGTATAAGTATGCGAAGGTCTACGGAATCGACCTGCTCGTGGTCGACCACCACCATCCCGATGAAATTGTCGACCAGTTCCTCGTCGCCCACGTGAACCCCTATCATGCCGGCGGCGACTTCGGCATAACGGCGGGTATGCTTGGCACCGAGCTGGCCCGGATGATCAACCCCTCCGTAGAGGAGAAGATCAAGCACTTAGCGGCCGTCGCGGCAGTAGGCGACAGGTCCGAGGCGCTCGAGAGGGCCATGTACCTGGACCTGGTAAAGGACAAATATCCCGAGGAGGAGCTGAAAAAGATCGCTCTCGCGCTGGACTACGAGCAGTTCTGGCTACGCTACAACGACGGCAAGGGCATCGTGGACGACATCCTGAACTTCGGCGACCAGAAGCGCCACGACGCGCTGCTGGGCCTGCTGAACGAGCTGGCCACGAAGATGATCAACGACCAGCTGGACGCCTCTATGCCGCACGTAAAGACGACGGAGCTGCCGAGCGGCGCGATCCTGAACGTCATCGACGTGGAGAACTACGCCCACAAGTTCACCTTCCCGGCCCCCGGTAAGACCACCGGCGAGATCCACGATATACTCTGTAAGAAGTACGCGGGCAAGCCCGTGGTCACGCTGGGCTACGGCCCCGACTTTGCGGTATTGCGGTCCCGGGGGGTGCTCATGAACATCCCGAAGATGGTCCGCGAGCTCAGGGATGAGATCAAGGGCGGCGGCGTGAGCGGCGGCGGCCACCTGGTCGTCGGCTCCATCAAGTTCGTCGAGGGCATGCGCAAGGAAGTCCTCGAGAAGCTGACACAAAAGATCGGCCAGGCGCCTGTGGGCTAG